The following coding sequences are from one Paenibacillus sp. JDR-2 window:
- a CDS encoding YlzJ-like family protein, protein MTLYTIMPLENVLDGIHGEPEPSQEVWVNGVFMQVQPVAAGMGKIVRLLHCSLDDYLKPELAPGNFVMFGQPPVS, encoded by the coding sequence ATGACGCTCTATACGATTATGCCTCTTGAGAATGTCCTTGACGGCATACACGGAGAACCCGAACCTTCCCAGGAAGTATGGGTCAACGGCGTATTTATGCAGGTTCAGCCCGTAGCGGCGGGAATGGGGAAAATCGTCCGCCTGCTTCATTGCAGCCTCGATGATTACTTGAAGCCGGAGCTGGCTCCGGGTAATTTCGTCATGTTCGGACAACCTCCCGTGTCGTAA
- a CDS encoding ClpP family protease — protein MNYMNEDQPQQPDPAESEKKKQNSIVETIQQLGQTTTPASESNIFCMTIIGQVEGHIVLPPQNKTTKYEHLIPQLVAAEQNSKIEGILIVLNTVGGDVEAGLAIAEMISSLSKPTVTLVLGGGHSIGVPIAVAGNMSFIAATATMTIHPIRLNGLVIGVPQTFEYLDKMQERILKFVTMHSNVTEEKFKELMFKTGELTRDIGTTVIGSDAVKYGLIDAVGGLGDALRELNSRIAERKPAAQTGVYN, from the coding sequence ATGAATTACATGAACGAAGATCAGCCGCAGCAGCCGGATCCGGCAGAGAGTGAGAAAAAGAAGCAAAATTCAATCGTGGAAACGATTCAGCAATTAGGGCAAACGACAACTCCCGCATCGGAATCGAATATTTTCTGCATGACGATCATCGGGCAGGTGGAAGGCCATATCGTCCTGCCGCCGCAAAATAAAACAACCAAGTATGAGCATCTCATTCCTCAGCTTGTCGCCGCGGAGCAAAATTCGAAAATCGAAGGCATTCTGATCGTACTCAATACGGTTGGCGGCGACGTAGAAGCGGGTCTTGCCATTGCCGAGATGATCTCATCCTTGTCCAAGCCAACGGTTACGCTGGTGCTTGGCGGCGGCCATTCCATTGGCGTTCCGATTGCGGTAGCGGGCAACATGTCCTTTATTGCAGCGACAGCCACCATGACGATTCATCCGATCCGTCTGAACGGGCTTGTAATTGGAGTGCCTCAAACGTTCGAATATTTGGATAAAATGCAAGAGCGCATCCTAAAGTTTGTAACCATGCACTCTAATGTTACGGAAGAAAAATTTAAAGAGCTGATGTTCAAGACCGGTGAACTGACAAGGGATATCGGTACTACCGTTATCGGTTCGGACGCGGTAAAATACGGGCTGATTGACGCCGTAGGCGGGTTAGGGGATGCGCTTAGGGAGCTTAACAGCCGAATAGCCGAGCGTAAGCCGGCAGCGCAGACTGGGGTGTACAACTAA
- a CDS encoding ribonuclease J, with amino-acid sequence MSKKNQDKLLVFALGGVGEIGKNMYVIQYSNDIVIVDAGLKFPEEDMLGIDIVIPDISYLTENRDKVRGILITHGHEDHIGGLSYVLRQLNVPVYGTKLTLGLIEGKLKEAGLLGETKRIVIDADSEVQLGTIQASFFKTNHSIPDSIGVALDTPEGTIVHTGDFKFDYTPVNGQYADLQRMAEIGKKGVLALLSDSTNAERPGFTPSEKNVGEELEDIFHKSSQRVVVATFASNVHRIQQVINAAIATKRYVAVVGRSMVNVVTIASDLGYLHIPEGMIIEPEEVNKLAADRVVILCTGSQGEPMSALTRMARSTHRKVDILPGDTVIIAATPIPGNERYVGRTVDELFRLGAHVIYGPGSISGVHVSGHGSQEELKLMLNLIKPKYFIPIHGEYRMLRQHAQLGEAVGIERSHIFVIENGETVEFQGGLARKGSKVQAGNILIDGLGVGDVGNIVLRDRKLLSQDGILVVVVTLSKQDGGSIVSGPDIISRGFVYVRESEGLLDEANKIVTSTLNKLMHDKVNEWASLKTNVKDALGRFLYEQTRRRPMILPIIMEV; translated from the coding sequence TTGTCGAAGAAAAATCAGGATAAGCTGCTCGTATTTGCCCTTGGCGGAGTTGGCGAAATTGGCAAGAACATGTATGTTATTCAGTATTCGAACGATATTGTCATCGTGGATGCGGGCCTTAAGTTCCCCGAAGAAGATATGCTGGGGATCGATATTGTTATTCCTGATATCTCCTATTTGACGGAAAATCGGGATAAAGTCAGAGGGATTTTAATTACGCACGGTCATGAAGACCATATCGGCGGTCTGTCCTACGTATTGAGGCAGCTGAATGTACCCGTATACGGAACAAAGCTGACTTTAGGCCTGATTGAAGGGAAGCTGAAAGAAGCAGGTCTGCTTGGCGAGACTAAACGGATCGTGATCGATGCGGATTCCGAAGTGCAGCTCGGGACGATCCAGGCAAGCTTTTTCAAGACGAATCATAGTATACCTGACTCTATAGGCGTTGCGCTTGATACGCCGGAAGGGACCATTGTGCATACCGGCGACTTCAAATTCGACTATACGCCGGTGAATGGGCAATACGCGGATTTGCAACGGATGGCGGAGATCGGTAAAAAAGGCGTGTTGGCCCTCTTGTCGGATAGTACAAATGCAGAAAGACCCGGATTTACGCCATCGGAGAAAAACGTCGGGGAAGAGCTTGAAGATATATTCCATAAATCGTCTCAACGTGTGGTTGTGGCAACCTTCGCTTCAAACGTGCATCGGATTCAGCAGGTGATCAACGCCGCAATTGCAACGAAGCGGTATGTGGCTGTTGTCGGGCGCAGTATGGTTAATGTCGTTACGATTGCATCGGATCTTGGTTATCTGCACATCCCGGAAGGTATGATTATTGAGCCCGAGGAAGTGAACAAGCTGGCAGCCGATCGAGTCGTAATCCTGTGCACGGGCAGCCAGGGCGAGCCAATGTCTGCCTTAACGAGGATGGCACGGTCGACTCATCGCAAGGTTGATATTTTGCCTGGGGATACCGTTATCATTGCCGCTACGCCAATACCGGGAAATGAGCGTTATGTGGGCAGAACGGTAGATGAGCTGTTCCGCTTGGGTGCCCATGTCATTTACGGCCCCGGATCCATATCGGGAGTCCATGTGTCGGGTCACGGAAGCCAGGAAGAATTAAAGCTGATGCTAAACCTTATCAAACCGAAGTATTTTATACCGATTCATGGAGAGTACCGGATGCTAAGGCAGCATGCTCAGCTTGGAGAAGCCGTGGGCATTGAACGCAGTCATATTTTCGTCATTGAAAACGGGGAAACCGTTGAGTTTCAAGGCGGTCTTGCCCGTAAAGGTTCCAAGGTGCAAGCTGGCAATATTCTGATTGACGGGCTTGGAGTCGGAGATGTCGGCAATATAGTTCTGCGGGATCGCAAGCTGCTATCCCAGGACGGCATTCTTGTTGTCGTTGTTACACTGAGCAAGCAGGATGGAGGATCTATTGTTTCCGGTCCGGATATCATCTCGCGCGGCTTTGTATACGTGCGTGAATCGGAAGGACTGCTAGATGAAGCAAACAAGATTGTAACTTCAACGCTCAATAAATTGATGCATGATAAGGTAAACGAATGGGCTTCACTCAAAACGAATGTAAAAGATGCCCTCGGGCGCTTCTTATATGAACAGACGAGACGACGGCCAATGATTCTTCCGATTATCATGGAGGTATAA
- the dapA gene encoding 4-hydroxy-tetrahydrodipicolinate synthase encodes MDFGRLITAMVTPFDENGQIDWDTTGRLIDYLIEEQQSDTLVVSGTTGESPTLTEEEKAELFRYAVKHAAGRCKIIAGTGSNNTAHSIHLTKVAEDAGVDGVLLVAPYYNKPNQEGLYQHFKAIAESTKLPVMLYNVPGRTGINISVETTLRLAELDNVVATKDCASSDQLSQIIAAAPDSFRVYSGDDSATLPTLAIGGYGIVSVASHIIGTKMKQLIESYLSGDVKQAAKLHAECYPVFKGLFECPHPVPNPVAVKYALELRGMPVGGVRLPLVAASEAEAAFISKLV; translated from the coding sequence ATGGATTTTGGTAGATTAATTACTGCAATGGTCACACCTTTTGATGAAAATGGTCAAATTGACTGGGACACGACCGGTCGTTTGATCGATTATTTGATTGAAGAACAGCAAAGCGACACGCTTGTTGTATCTGGCACCACGGGTGAATCCCCGACTTTGACGGAAGAAGAGAAAGCGGAATTGTTCCGTTATGCTGTAAAGCATGCTGCCGGTCGTTGCAAAATTATTGCCGGTACCGGGAGCAACAATACAGCGCATTCGATTCATTTGACAAAGGTTGCGGAAGATGCCGGTGTAGACGGAGTGCTTCTGGTTGCTCCGTACTACAACAAGCCGAATCAAGAAGGTTTGTATCAACATTTCAAAGCAATCGCTGAATCTACCAAATTACCTGTCATGCTCTACAACGTTCCAGGCCGTACAGGTATTAATATTTCCGTAGAAACCACACTCCGCCTTGCAGAACTGGATAATGTGGTAGCAACTAAAGATTGCGCGTCCTCCGATCAATTGTCGCAGATTATTGCCGCAGCTCCGGATAGCTTCCGGGTATACAGCGGCGATGACAGCGCAACGCTGCCGACTCTTGCGATTGGCGGTTACGGCATTGTAAGTGTGGCCAGCCACATTATCGGCACGAAAATGAAGCAGCTTATCGAATCGTACCTGAGCGGCGATGTGAAGCAGGCAGCTAAGCTTCACGCGGAATGTTACCCGGTGTTCAAAGGCTTGTTTGAATGTCCTCATCCGGTTCCTAATCCGGTTGCTGTTAAATACGCGCTTGAACTGCGCGGCATGCCTGTAGGCGGCGTTAGACTTCCGCTTGTTGCAGCCAGCGAAGCCGAGGCGGCTTTTATTAGCAAGCTGGTTTAA
- the dapG gene encoding aspartate kinase, with protein sequence MRILVQKFGGTSLSTDHARSYCLQHIARELANGYSVVVVVSAMGRSGDPYATDTLLQLIRNNGDKLPARERDMLLGCGEIISAAALCSLLCSEGIPSVVLNGGQAGIITDDQYGHARIKELRPERVLQHLRDEKVVIVTGFQGSTESGDMTTLGRGGSDTSATALGAALRAEMVDIYTDVNGILTADPRIVEDAKPLQVVSYAEICNMARQGAKVIHPRAVEIAQQARIPVRVRSTFSMEEGTLVSDAAFTPVTDRQATGIAHVSGVTQITVKAIEGRSDVQLQVFQTMAKHHISVDFINVTPSGAVYTVFDQDADRAVSVLQECGYDPLAIRGCAKVSVIGGGMNGVPGVMARIVEALTEEGITIMQSADSNTTIWVLVKAEDMVKAVRALHAKFELHI encoded by the coding sequence ATGCGCATCCTGGTACAAAAGTTCGGGGGCACTTCACTTTCGACCGATCATGCTAGAAGCTATTGTCTTCAACATATTGCAAGAGAGCTCGCAAATGGTTACAGCGTAGTGGTCGTTGTCTCGGCAATGGGGCGTTCAGGGGATCCGTACGCTACGGACACTCTGCTTCAGCTCATCCGCAACAACGGCGACAAGCTGCCGGCGCGGGAGCGGGATATGCTGCTGGGCTGCGGAGAGATTATTTCGGCCGCGGCGTTATGCAGCTTGCTTTGCTCTGAAGGTATACCATCCGTCGTATTAAACGGCGGCCAAGCAGGAATTATTACGGATGATCAATACGGCCATGCCCGGATTAAGGAGCTGCGTCCCGAGAGGGTTTTGCAGCATTTGCGGGACGAGAAGGTCGTAATTGTAACGGGTTTTCAAGGAAGTACCGAAAGCGGCGATATGACAACGCTTGGGCGGGGCGGAAGCGACACTTCGGCAACAGCGCTTGGTGCCGCGCTTCGTGCGGAAATGGTAGACATTTATACGGATGTTAACGGGATATTGACGGCAGATCCCCGCATAGTGGAAGATGCAAAGCCGCTCCAGGTTGTAAGCTATGCAGAGATCTGCAATATGGCCCGCCAAGGAGCGAAAGTCATTCATCCGCGTGCCGTAGAGATTGCGCAACAAGCAAGAATACCGGTTAGGGTACGATCCACCTTCTCCATGGAAGAAGGGACTCTCGTCTCCGATGCGGCATTTACTCCGGTAACTGACCGTCAGGCAACGGGGATTGCGCATGTATCTGGAGTTACGCAGATTACGGTTAAAGCAATCGAAGGCAGAAGCGACGTGCAGCTTCAGGTTTTCCAGACGATGGCAAAGCATCATATCAGCGTTGATTTTATCAATGTGACGCCAAGCGGAGCGGTTTACACCGTATTCGACCAGGATGCTGACCGGGCAGTATCGGTTCTTCAGGAATGCGGATACGATCCTCTCGCTATCCGCGGATGCGCAAAGGTGTCCGTCATAGGCGGCGGCATGAACGGCGTGCCGGGCGTTATGGCCCGCATCGTGGAAGCCTTAACCGAGGAAGGTATTACAATCATGCAATCCGCCGACTCCAATACAACGATTTGGGTATTGGTGAAGGCTGAGGATATGGTGAAGGCCGTCAGGGCGCTTCATGCGAAGTTTGAACTTCATATATAG
- a CDS encoding dipicolinate synthase subunit B encodes MDWTGKTVGYALSGSHCTLAEIMPEIKRFVDAGANVVPIVSQTIMTTDTRFGSSEEWQTQLKAITGNEIISTIVQAEPLGPAKLFDVLLIAPCTGSTTSRLANAITDSAVLMAAKAQMRNLRPLVLAISTNDGLGLNASNIAKLLVAKNIYFVPFGQDNPAQKPNSLVARMDLALEACEAALQGKQLQPLLIERFNY; translated from the coding sequence ATGGATTGGACTGGGAAAACAGTCGGGTATGCGCTGTCTGGCTCGCACTGTACGTTGGCTGAAATTATGCCTGAAATTAAGCGGTTTGTGGATGCTGGCGCAAATGTGGTGCCAATCGTATCGCAAACCATTATGACAACAGACACGCGATTCGGATCGTCTGAGGAATGGCAGACGCAGCTGAAGGCGATAACCGGTAACGAAATTATTTCGACGATTGTGCAGGCTGAACCGCTTGGTCCGGCGAAGCTTTTCGATGTGCTTCTGATCGCGCCATGTACGGGCAGCACAACCAGCAGACTCGCTAACGCGATTACCGATAGTGCCGTGCTCATGGCGGCGAAAGCCCAAATGCGCAATTTAAGGCCTCTCGTGCTTGCGATCTCAACAAACGATGGTCTCGGGCTGAACGCTTCTAATATCGCAAAGCTGTTAGTAGCTAAAAATATTTATTTTGTGCCGTTTGGCCAGGATAACCCGGCACAAAAACCAAACTCGCTTGTGGCGAGAATGGATCTGGCACTGGAAGCATGCGAAGCAGCCTTGCAGGGGAAACAACTGCAGCCGTTACTGATTGAGCGGTTTAACTATTAA